From the Bdellovibrio reynosensis genome, one window contains:
- a CDS encoding tRNA (cytidine(34)-2'-O)-methyltransferase, with translation MPDSKKLFRIVLIEPEIPQNTGNIGRTCVATNCELHLVGKMGFEINDTNLKRAGLDYWPHLTWHRHATFEDWWRKVEDPSRIWLFTTKTKRTYFEPQYQHGDWLVFGKETKGLDPDLLLKFPNQTVTIPMLGEGARSLNLATSVAIAAYEGVRQMTFSSEKP, from the coding sequence TTGCCTGATTCAAAAAAGTTATTCCGCATTGTTCTTATTGAGCCCGAGATTCCGCAAAATACGGGGAATATCGGGCGTACTTGTGTTGCCACTAACTGTGAATTGCACTTGGTCGGCAAGATGGGTTTTGAAATCAATGACACCAATCTAAAGCGCGCTGGCCTTGATTATTGGCCTCATCTGACATGGCATCGTCACGCGACTTTTGAAGACTGGTGGAGGAAGGTTGAAGACCCGTCACGCATCTGGCTTTTCACCACAAAAACTAAAAGAACTTACTTTGAACCCCAATACCAACACGGGGATTGGCTTGTTTTCGGGAAAGAAACGAAGGGTTTAGATCCGGATCTTTTATTAAAATTTCCCAATCAAACAGTCACAATTCCGATGTTAGGTGAAGGCGCGCGCAGTTTAAATCTTGCGACAAGTGTTGCGATTGCTGCTTATGAAGGTGTTCGCCAAATGACATTCTCCTCTGAAAAACCATAG
- a CDS encoding gamma-glutamylcyclotransferase family protein produces MTTTRFFVYGSLCDGMVHFSKIQNFVESSIFARAKATAYRLKVGFPAIVKGGSDLVPGQLMELKGSELLISLLDEFFGYNRNNPDQSLYSREEIDVHPEGASSPVKAWVYFLNPLKLPVSASVIPGGDWRKSMEEQPPLITRLTEKQSTYIQKLGRSTGREIVPIDLTLYRELMNLELIVDKGRRLALSKLGQEVFKHLA; encoded by the coding sequence ATGACTACAACGCGTTTTTTCGTATACGGCTCTTTGTGTGACGGAATGGTCCACTTCTCAAAGATCCAAAATTTCGTGGAATCTTCAATATTTGCGCGCGCCAAAGCCACTGCTTACAGATTAAAGGTAGGCTTTCCGGCTATCGTAAAAGGTGGTTCTGACCTGGTTCCTGGCCAACTTATGGAGCTTAAAGGTTCAGAACTTCTTATCAGCCTTTTAGATGAATTTTTTGGCTACAATCGCAATAATCCTGATCAAAGCCTTTATTCTAGAGAAGAAATCGATGTGCATCCAGAAGGTGCCTCTTCTCCGGTTAAAGCTTGGGTTTATTTCTTAAATCCATTGAAACTTCCAGTCAGTGCTTCGGTGATCCCGGGCGGGGACTGGAGAAAATCCATGGAAGAGCAGCCTCCTTTGATTACTCGTTTGACTGAAAAGCAGTCGACCTATATTCAAAAATTGGGACGCTCTACTGGCCGAGAGATCGTACCCATTGATTTAACTCTTTACCGCGAATTGATGAATTTAGAACTTATCGTGGATAAAGGTCGCCGTTTGGCTTTATCAAAACTTGGCCAAGAGGTTTTTAAGCATCTTGCCTGA
- a CDS encoding P-II family nitrogen regulator: MKKIEAVIKPFKLDDVVDALSEVGVEGITVSEVRGFGRQKGRTEVYKGAEYVVDFLPKIKIEVVLPSALVESAVEAIRKSAHTGKIGDGKIFVIPVESALRIRTGEKDEQAI; the protein is encoded by the coding sequence ATGAAAAAAATTGAGGCCGTGATCAAACCCTTCAAGTTAGATGATGTGGTCGATGCTCTGTCAGAGGTCGGCGTAGAAGGAATCACTGTCTCAGAAGTTCGCGGTTTCGGAAGACAAAAAGGTCGCACTGAAGTTTACAAAGGTGCGGAATACGTTGTCGATTTTCTTCCAAAAATAAAAATAGAAGTGGTTTTACCTTCAGCACTTGTTGAAAGCGCTGTGGAGGCCATTCGCAAAAGTGCACACACAGGAAAAATTGGTGACGGCAAAATTTTCGTAATTCCCGTGGAGTCAGCGTTACGCATACGCACTGGCGAAAAAGACGAACAAGCAATTTAG
- the glnA gene encoding type I glutamate--ammonia ligase, whose translation MTTKITTAKDVLKFANEKGAKMVDLKFCDMIGTWQHLTVPLHQLTDEIFEEGFGFDGSSIRGWRGIEESDMIIKPDPTTAMMDPFMQVPTLSLICDVCLPETLQPYNRDPRQIVKKAIAYMQSTGIADTAYFGPEAEFFIFDDVRYEQTGNSGFYMIDSDEAAWNTGRDEGGRNLGYKVRPKEGYFPALPTDTQQDLRSEICLELERCGMVVERHHHEVASAGQGEINFRFDTALNMGDKMMWFKYIVRNVAKRYGKTATFMPKPLFGDNGSGMHMHMSLWKDGKNLFAGNKYAGLSEMALYYIGGVLKHAPALCGIINPTTNSYKRLVPGFEAPTKLAYSFKNRSAAMRIPNSGPNPKAKRIEFRTPDPAANIYLAEAAILMAGLDGIINKIHPGEPLDKDIYGLPPQEAAAIPSVPGTLEESLNHLAANCSFLKKGDVFSDDIIDTWINYKIDKEIRPVQQRPVPYEFHLYYDC comes from the coding sequence ATGACGACAAAAATCACGACCGCAAAAGACGTTTTGAAGTTCGCGAATGAAAAAGGCGCGAAGATGGTTGACCTTAAGTTCTGCGATATGATCGGAACTTGGCAACATTTGACAGTACCACTTCATCAACTAACTGATGAAATTTTCGAAGAAGGCTTTGGCTTTGACGGAAGCTCCATCCGCGGCTGGAGAGGTATTGAAGAATCAGACATGATCATCAAGCCAGATCCAACAACGGCGATGATGGATCCATTCATGCAAGTGCCTACACTTTCACTTATCTGCGATGTGTGCCTGCCTGAAACTCTTCAACCGTACAATCGTGATCCTCGTCAGATCGTGAAAAAAGCCATCGCTTACATGCAATCTACTGGCATTGCTGACACAGCTTATTTCGGACCAGAAGCTGAGTTCTTTATTTTTGACGATGTTCGCTACGAACAAACTGGCAACTCTGGTTTTTACATGATCGATTCTGACGAAGCTGCTTGGAACACAGGCCGCGACGAAGGTGGTCGCAATCTTGGTTATAAAGTTCGCCCTAAAGAGGGTTATTTCCCAGCTTTACCAACCGACACTCAACAAGATCTTCGCTCTGAAATCTGCCTAGAGCTTGAAAGATGTGGCATGGTCGTGGAACGTCATCACCACGAAGTAGCATCTGCGGGTCAAGGTGAGATCAACTTCCGTTTCGATACTGCGCTTAACATGGGCGACAAAATGATGTGGTTTAAATACATCGTTAGAAACGTAGCGAAACGTTATGGTAAAACAGCGACGTTCATGCCGAAGCCACTTTTCGGCGACAACGGTTCTGGAATGCACATGCATATGTCCCTTTGGAAAGATGGTAAAAATCTTTTCGCGGGTAACAAGTATGCTGGCCTTTCTGAAATGGCACTTTACTACATCGGTGGGGTTTTAAAACACGCTCCAGCTCTTTGCGGAATCATCAATCCTACGACCAACTCTTATAAACGTTTGGTTCCAGGCTTTGAAGCTCCGACAAAACTTGCTTACAGCTTTAAAAACCGTTCTGCAGCAATGCGTATTCCTAACTCTGGTCCAAATCCAAAAGCGAAACGTATTGAATTCCGTACTCCAGATCCTGCAGCAAACATTTATTTGGCTGAAGCAGCGATTTTGATGGCGGGTCTTGATGGAATCATCAATAAAATTCACCCAGGTGAACCACTTGATAAAGACATTTACGGTCTTCCTCCACAAGAAGCTGCTGCAATTCCTTCAGTTCCTGGAACTTTGGAAGAAAGTTTGAACCACTTAGCAGCTAACTGCAGCTTCTTGAAAAAAGGCGATGTTTTCAGCGATGACATCATCGATACTTGGATCAACTACAAAATTGATAAGGAAATTCGTCCGGTACAACAAAGACCTGTGCCTTACGAATTCCACTTGTACTACGACTGCTAA
- a CDS encoding glycine cleavage system protein H gives MGSEDVRNFMGYLWVRQEDGIITIGINEDGLEDFEEISSVELPAEQEKIDADVVIGTLETDDGPLDIYSPVSGTVLEINTQVVEDPSIIMEDPYEEGWLVRIEADEDLEDEDEDEEDDDDDEDEDDDYEDDEE, from the coding sequence ATGGGTTCAGAAGACGTTAGAAATTTTATGGGTTACCTCTGGGTTCGCCAAGAGGATGGAATCATCACTATTGGTATTAATGAGGATGGCTTAGAAGATTTTGAAGAAATCAGTTCCGTGGAACTTCCTGCTGAACAAGAAAAAATCGACGCCGATGTCGTTATCGGAACTTTGGAAACTGACGATGGACCGTTGGATATTTATTCACCGGTTTCTGGAACAGTTTTAGAGATCAACACTCAGGTTGTAGAAGATCCTTCGATCATCATGGAAGACCCGTATGAAGAAGGTTGGTTGGTTCGTATTGAAGCCGACGAAGACCTTGAGGACGAGGATGAAGACGAAGAAGATGATGACGACGATGAGGATGAAGACGACGATTACGAAGATGACGAAGAATAG
- a CDS encoding DUF1328 domain-containing protein, whose protein sequence is MLRAAIIFFVIAIVAFLFGAGGIAGMSMEVGRLLLTVFLVLAVVSFLINIIGGRRGHR, encoded by the coding sequence ATGCTTAGAGCAGCCATTATCTTTTTTGTGATCGCCATCGTGGCGTTCCTATTCGGAGCTGGTGGTATCGCAGGTATGTCCATGGAAGTCGGCAGACTATTACTTACCGTTTTCTTGGTACTTGCTGTTGTCAGCTTCCTTATCAATATTATTGGTGGGCGCAGAGGGCACCGGTGA
- a CDS encoding DMT family transporter: MSSLFENLILYSICTLIWGSTYFVITFQIDSASPITSVFWRFLLSAGILFSYAFFKKHNLSYSRPYHLLFFFQGVFMFSVNYMLTYIAETMISSGLAALCFTVLVYCNMFGMRLIFKTPITKKVILGSLLGGLGIIFIFMNEILSFTDNPKTVFGLIIGFFATLAASIGNMIAQKAYRLEIPIAVTNSWGMLYGSIFTLAIALLFKQDLSIPLTPRFLGALFYLALFGSVIAFGAYLSLAGKIGAEKAAYTTVISPVIALTLSSIFENFVWSTYIQIGVVLCLLGNVLTLYTKEKTS; the protein is encoded by the coding sequence ATGTCATCGCTATTTGAAAACCTAATTTTATACAGTATTTGCACCCTTATCTGGGGATCGACATACTTTGTAATCACCTTTCAGATCGATTCGGCATCGCCAATCACTTCCGTATTTTGGCGCTTCTTATTGTCTGCTGGCATTTTGTTTTCGTACGCTTTTTTTAAGAAGCACAATCTTTCATATTCACGCCCGTATCATCTTCTGTTTTTCTTTCAAGGCGTGTTTATGTTTTCAGTGAATTACATGCTGACCTATATCGCTGAAACCATGATTAGTTCGGGGTTGGCGGCCTTGTGTTTTACGGTTCTTGTTTACTGCAATATGTTCGGGATGAGATTAATCTTTAAAACTCCCATCACAAAAAAAGTTATTCTTGGCTCTTTACTAGGGGGACTTGGGATTATTTTTATTTTCATGAATGAGATTTTAAGTTTCACTGATAACCCTAAAACGGTGTTCGGATTGATAATTGGATTCTTTGCAACGTTAGCCGCTTCGATTGGAAATATGATCGCGCAAAAAGCTTATCGTCTTGAAATTCCAATTGCCGTGACGAATTCATGGGGCATGCTTTATGGAAGTATCTTTACATTAGCTATAGCACTTTTGTTTAAACAGGATCTTAGTATTCCATTAACTCCTCGCTTTTTGGGTGCTCTTTTTTATCTTGCGCTCTTTGGAAGTGTGATCGCTTTCGGCGCGTATTTGTCCCTGGCTGGAAAAATTGGCGCAGAAAAAGCAGCCTATACAACTGTGATATCTCCAGTAATTGCTCTAACCCTTTCAAGTATTTTTGAAAACTTTGTGTGGTCTACCTACATTCAAATTGGTGTAGTATTGTGTCTATTGGGAAATGTTCTAACCCTGTATACGAAGGAAAAGACGTCTTAA
- a CDS encoding chalcone isomerase family protein produces the protein MNILARLAIAPVIAFSFQSHAALLKLEKGTRSIEGVNISKSATTEIDKSTTELGTVGGGLRWKKVLLMKTKVYVAQLLVSSPERFTKKPSDALKSLDDSTIAAIQMTFLRTVEADKVQNSFRDALSINKVDLQNPAIKAFLSAVSNGGDASSGGNLTVLTQKHSDGTETVIYEDTNGKQTAVKGDRGLTQKIFSIWLGTPADDGVASLKNDLLGS, from the coding sequence ATGAATATCTTGGCGCGTCTTGCGATCGCTCCGGTGATTGCTTTTTCCTTCCAATCCCACGCAGCCCTTTTAAAACTTGAAAAAGGAACTCGCTCTATTGAGGGCGTGAATATTTCTAAATCAGCAACCACTGAAATCGATAAATCAACAACGGAACTTGGCACTGTAGGTGGGGGTCTTCGTTGGAAAAAAGTTTTATTGATGAAGACCAAAGTCTACGTGGCGCAACTTCTTGTCAGCAGCCCTGAGCGCTTCACAAAAAAACCTTCAGACGCTTTAAAGTCTTTGGATGACAGCACGATCGCTGCAATTCAAATGACTTTCCTAAGAACTGTTGAAGCCGATAAAGTTCAAAACTCTTTCCGTGACGCCTTAAGCATTAATAAAGTAGACCTGCAAAATCCAGCAATCAAAGCTTTCTTAAGCGCCGTTAGCAACGGTGGCGACGCTTCTTCTGGTGGAAATCTGACGGTACTAACGCAAAAACATAGCGATGGAACTGAAACAGTTATTTATGAAGACACCAACGGCAAGCAAACTGCAGTTAAAGGCGATCGCGGTCTGACGCAAAAAATCTTTTCAATATGGTTAGGAACTCCTGCAGATGATGGGGTTGCTTCTTTAAAAAATGACCTTCTAGGTTCATAG
- a CDS encoding peptidylprolyl isomerase — translation MKIRASHILVKHQYEAEDILRSLNSGKSFAELAMKYSSCPSAKDGGDLGVFSHGRMDEDFEDAAFSLKVGEYSKKPVRTKFGYHLIMRTA, via the coding sequence TTGAAAATAAGGGCCAGTCATATTTTAGTTAAACATCAGTACGAGGCGGAAGACATTCTGCGTTCATTAAACAGTGGAAAGTCGTTCGCAGAACTTGCAATGAAATATTCTAGCTGTCCTTCGGCTAAAGATGGCGGGGATCTGGGTGTTTTTAGTCACGGTAGAATGGATGAGGACTTTGAGGATGCAGCTTTCAGTTTGAAAGTTGGGGAGTATTCAAAAAAACCCGTGCGCACAAAGTTCGGTTATCACCTTATTATGCGCACGGCTTGA
- a CDS encoding substrate-binding periplasmic protein: MNTILFLFIFFVSTFAWAKPISVKVGGYVFAPYVVDNNGKYNGLSLDLLQLLNQKQKKFHFSFILTSATRRYQDFNEKKFDVIFFESINWGWKPDQVTSSKIFQYGGEVFITHKGPGKNQGYFRTLKGKSIKATYGFHYAFLNYSTDAAAMAGYNIELTNSQEANIRAIRNNRADLAIVTKEHLALYMKQHPEAKDDLFVSSEMDQIYRLGALIRNKDSAITVGEFNDLIDMIIKDGSWQKIIDAKGIDNTPL; this comes from the coding sequence GTGAACACGATCTTGTTTCTTTTTATATTTTTCGTCAGCACTTTCGCTTGGGCAAAACCTATCTCAGTAAAAGTAGGTGGCTATGTCTTTGCCCCATATGTTGTAGACAATAACGGAAAGTACAACGGCCTTTCACTGGATTTGCTTCAGCTGCTAAATCAAAAACAAAAGAAGTTCCACTTCAGTTTTATTCTAACCTCTGCCACTCGCCGCTACCAAGATTTTAACGAAAAAAAATTTGATGTGATTTTTTTCGAAAGCATCAATTGGGGTTGGAAGCCAGATCAGGTCACATCCTCAAAAATTTTCCAGTATGGCGGTGAAGTTTTCATCACCCATAAAGGTCCAGGTAAAAACCAAGGATACTTTAGAACGTTAAAGGGAAAATCGATCAAAGCCACTTATGGCTTCCACTATGCTTTTTTAAATTACTCTACGGATGCTGCGGCAATGGCTGGGTATAATATCGAGCTTACAAACTCACAAGAAGCGAATATTAGAGCCATTCGCAATAATCGCGCAGACCTTGCGATCGTGACTAAAGAACATTTGGCGCTGTATATGAAACAGCATCCAGAGGCTAAAGATGATTTATTCGTTTCTTCAGAAATGGACCAAATCTACAGATTAGGGGCCTTAATCCGCAATAAAGATAGCGCCATCACTGTTGGTGAGTTTAATGACCTAATCGATATGATCATCAAAGATGGTTCATGGCAAAAAATTATAGATGCTAAAGGCATTGATAATACGCCTCTTTAG